DNA sequence from the Procambarus clarkii isolate CNS0578487 chromosome 9, FALCON_Pclarkii_2.0, whole genome shotgun sequence genome:
tcccgaaccgtgctgtgagcccgacggacggagAGACCCCACCATCCCTGGCTGACCtgctgagcactggtcacaaagccccagccgagagatgacccatccatgaacacatcgagcgtaGGCTCAGAGAGGTGCCAAggtacggaaccccgaaaaccccaaagaggaagctggtgatgcaGCACCAACCCAAGATCCCCAGAggacgaacccaacgattgcaagagaggtggaaggggagtccccgaaGGAATCAAACAGATGCCGAAGGCAAACCTGAACCTGCAGGCAGACCAGCATGTCGAAGTTCAGACTCTCGCACAACCACTCGAGCAACCGTCGAGCGGCCTGGGACCCCCCCCTCATAAACAGCCGAAGGCGGTACCACAGCTGCAGCAACGCTTTTGCTGGGAAAGACAAGGAGCGGCCCAAGAGcactaaacaagacccagccaggttcgAACCCGGGACAGAAACAGATGGAACagtctccagatcaccaggaaaccgaaCCTGGAAACCACCACACCCCTAGCGAGCAGACAagtggaccgactgggagcccacactagccaatcgtcgaggtaggccagacaccgaatcccgaacagacgcagacagggcaccaagatccggtaaagatgtgtAAATACAAGAAATGCCAATtacaaactagggaaggcaacaaaagcggcaagcctgaagccccaccaccaactgtgccagtcccagaaccctggagaggaacgtgctaaGAAGTGacccggaggtccagggccactatccaggcacccggccccaacagaagccggaccgaaGACTAAGAGTCCTCCGAAGAGGGCAtaaggatccagggcgcagactgaacaagtccagaagaaccgcagatccACAAAAGTCCAGTGTCTGCATTAGAACAGgtgggaaccccagaaggatggggtgaATCGACCACGTCCAAACGCACCCaccaagatgacatgacgaagcgcaggggaagaatccCACCCcatcagccccgaaccccccaaagggggagaagctgtcCGCTGCCACCAGGGGCCGGAAGACGACCAAAAACGCCCACTAActgcgggaccaagcgagagccAATAGAGCAAGCTACTCCCCTTGCGTCCCGTTTACAGCGAAGGGAACGGAGCCTCTACTGAAAGAAaaagtatatgtatgtataaatacacacacacacacacacacaaggtgtattACACACATAGGTGTATTAccatcagagatggtaaatcgtgcctcacaggtttaatagaattttatgaccaggcaacgaaaattaggcaggaaagagaagggtgggccgactgcattttcctggattgccaaaaagcctttgacacagtaccccgcaACAGAGCCGTCCTCCATGCCCTCTGctcttaaagaaaaggaagagtccaggggaaaggcagcaagaaagggccgctggtaagacccagaagctttggcaagaggaacaggctcgaaaacctccatACCAAACCCGAACGGGGTAGCCCCTGAAACCGCCCGAGTCTTGGCCCtaactaaaccctgccctgacccCGAAACCCTGCAGATGGTCAGGAGCCGGGAACATTGGAAGGGAAaagggcgaacagcacctaaccaaaacggggcggccccggggcatccgagtgggaaaacAACCTAAACCAAGCTTGTAACATGAATGCCgcgtgtactctgaacagtaataacatcaggagagtaccggagaacaagcagagaacacagcatgcaagactccgggtcaaggtgtcagcgaCCCAACAAgcaacatgacggaggtaaaagtggcgactgtcacccggagacaagggcacaagCAACCAACGAACCCCCCGCACGAgatgggttggaacccggaagacacattcaatggtccaccgagccccgacagaGTTTTCAGGGGCTTGTAGGGTAACAACTATGGGAAGCCCTGGGAaactgttgctaaccggttaaaacCCAAAACTAACAAGAGGaagaggacaacactgaaaaccgTTGCAATgtgtacaatcacaggggcctagcagagggccaccaaacactaccagtggaaccatAACCacattaggcagacccccaccaggcaaatgaaaataaaaacaaaagaaaaaccccaccaaagtacaccgtccccagagggaacaggaaccggtcgccgcgtaggtggcaggtcgcgcaacaccttgactccCTAACCAAGTACaaacaataccagtccctacccaaggccaaacaagggtctaagccccagctggccccaagggcgaggcaaatgccgagcagcaagaacctctacgagaatggttcccgaacaccccagggaagataaccctgtcgcACAGGGATAGAACTCACAGGgttcttagggaaggaagccctttAGCGCTTGCAGCcccggtactgatgaggaacacctggccattgcacaacacaacacacggcagtgaacgccacgaaaggcaaacaccgcctaggaaactgaggccagagaagtgtctgtcccggttgacattagcttacgaactgatgctaggcagccggtgcGGTGAGATCcggggccccccctccccctcttggggcggggagggctgcgcagacaatcagtgcggcagtaaagtgtgatgtttgcttgtttccttgtttccatgggattgtagggagtttctacctctctggtcggttttctgttttagttttttaccatgtggggtgtgTTTTATTATGCCAACCTTGCTGgatgcctaaccccggtcaatggcagataaggaaaaccccaaccacaaggggttttccagggccattgctccctgaaacctctctgaagggggccaggttctggcgttgGTCTctagtaggtctgaactccttagctaatgtcccaggtctaatataacatacattagcctgataagctccagggagccataggggcttcccacagaaaattttctaaggtcgccataatgtcctTAGGTTTTGTTTAGTAGTCAGGTTTTTCAGCTGCTTcatcctccttattttcttccaaattataatgcattgcatactttattctcaaaaagacatggtcacttttacccaaaggaggaaggtactgaatgttaaatatctcctcctcctccctggtaaatatcaaatctagcatggagggaacgtccccttccctcatccttgtagcttgtttaacatgttgatacaagaatatttccaggatgaggtctacaaatctacaagtccaaaaatactctgttctagcttcatatgcttcccagtctatggatttcaagttgaagtccccggactatcaacagtcgtgatctatattTATCCGttttcgctataatctctctcattattgttataagaccctctcgtttactatctagctcctcctttgtccatgtgttgattggcggtggactatatgcatttatgatcgttagtttatcatcctcatggcagatctctagtgttattatgtcaacttctcatggattggcaatcattatttcgttcacctttaggtattctttcaccagcacagcaatgccaccgcctttcctaatttttctgtcccatctccaaattgagtagccccttgagaATATGacatcatttaaaataacatcttcaagttttgtctccagtaagtgcaataatgtctggtgtctgtagctagtattacatcacttaactccagtatcttcgatctcactccatctacattggtgtatactattttcaggaacatgttccccttcTCCTTATTCTTTACTACCCCTCTCTCTAgcaattttgttggtttgcctttatgtaccattttactggcctgcctacccctatcactttgtagaaaaaaggattgatttcttcttcatttctgTTCTCATTTAGAGGTTTTGCCTCTACGgtttagtttcagcttctctctgtcttctcttaaaagatctcgtcttaactaccacactttcccatcctcatcactttgctgaaattttctagcattccttagtacttcttccatctgtttggcactgtttagagtgatcctcaaaggtcgattttTCCCTTTTacttacctgcctattctcctgtagttgcacacattctctatggtagtaagaccttccaccaggtcaacaattttatctactactatcgcttcttctacagctctttctgacctagatgttatctcctttcctTTGTAACCAAACATTATCaggtgctgatgtggaggagttggtggaggagcacagcgaagaactgaccactgaagaactcctagcccttcacaatgagcagcaacaagaggcagctgaggaaatttcttcagagGTGGAAGAGGCAGTACAGAgtgtcccttcctcaacaattaagaagtggtgtagactatgggaagaaatgcaaacttttgttgaaacgactcgcccagagcaagctgtagtaggccattgCCTTAATCTTtataatgacactgtgatgcctcactacagacaagtgttacaacgtAGGGAAATCAAGTCTCTACGAAAagtttttagtgagaaaaacaagcagtgattcacaaccaggtcctagtggtattcctgcaaaatgtaggagagagcgTACACACAGAGAAGTCATTACTGCCTGAtgctataatggaaggggactccccttccaaacactaacgcttcttctcctctccccccccctcttcaccatcttccgtatgccaacaagagtcatcaataaaggtaagctataacttgtacatactatagtactAAATATTTGTGTGAATTaggtatgaaatgtattttgaagttaatatttttgggtgtggaacggattaattcaatttacattatttcttatgggaaaatttgtttcgggtTGCGAATTTTCGGCTTACAAACTGTttctgggaacagattaaattcgtaaatggaggggccactgtactgtatatggtATTGGATCTTTACTGTCATTGGGTCACACCTGGTGTCACTAGCAAACTGTGTATAGGCTGCTGACCTGGAACACACAAGTTATTCTAGCTATTTATTGATCATTTACATAATCCTTATGAAAATTGAAGAGATGATCCTGTCCTCTAGTACAACAGATTCAACCATGTGGATTGATAACTCTTCCATACAGAGGAGCTACCACCACCTTGAACACCCCAGCACACAGTGGATAATAGTCTCTGCCTGCTTTGTTGATATTCCAACACTGGCAGAAATTTTAATTGTTTTTGTTATTTCCTATTCCAGTTCATAGGGCATGTATCTAGGTTTCTGTATTTAACACATATTTTAATAATGTTTTCAATCGTTCATTGTTGACGATGAGTTGCAAAAAAAGCgtagctgaagatatgatgaccaaactacacatcagaagatgaagaaacgatgacgtttcggtctgttttgcaccattatcaagttgtgtattaggaagagaggaaggaacgGGCCAATAAGTAAGGAAAGAGTGAGGTGAGGCACAGGTTAGAGAAGGTAATATTCTAGAATGTAAGGGAGAAGCATAATCACTAAAATAGAAGGTAAAGTTTAAGGTGAGGAACAGGTAAGAGAATAAGGTAAGAGTATGATGAAGGGTAAAAATAGGATGAAAAGTACGAATGGGAATGAGTATAATAATGGGATGAATAATGCGTTAGTCACAAGTGAAGAGTGGAAACGAATTCTGATTGGCAAGAATGAGTTTCATGTGATTAGCTAAGGCTTGGTGGTACCTGTGCTTAAGCTCCAGGAACTACTAGAAGCCCACCACaaaagggcatttcattacattcatcacCTGATTATTAATGTGTTTATACTGCAAGCTATTTCTAGCATAGGAACTGGGAAGGCCTTCCTTGATCAGCTATAATTAAAACATGTCTAGTTTAGAATGTTATTAATCTTTTCAAGTTTACTTATGTAATCAGAGGTATATCGTGCATAATTCATGGAACAGTATCAAACACTATATACGAATTATAATACAGTGTACTACTgtatataatacagtatataaattgcCTTAATATATGTATGGTGCTTTACAGGATGACACTAAAGAGGAAGCGGCAACCTTGGAAAAGGTGAGTATTGAGGAAATTTTGGAAGCACAGCGTGTTGAACAAGAACGTCGGCAAGAGCAAGAACAGCTTAGGGCACGATTTATGAAAGAACGTGGACTCCAGTACACTGCCGAGATTGGACCTGATGACATGTATTAAAACTATTCAACCAATAATTGCAATTTAAGAGGCAAGCATTATGATTTCATTACAGTATTTCTTTTCCAGTAGCACTTAAGAGTTTTGCTATTTGAAGAAATGGATTTGCAGTAAGATTTGATGTTTTACAGATTAGTTATAGACAATATATGACTGAGTGGCCATAGTTCACTTGGAACTGTGGAATGACCATCTAGTATAGTTAATGATAGGATTCTACAAGTTGTTGTGTTGCAGATTTCTCGTAGTGACTTTGTCTTGAACATGAGGTGCAATATTATTTATATTGTTGAACACTAATATTGTTAAACACCGTTTATTTTGTTttcttttaaattatttgttttcaAGTGAACAAGTAATGTACTGAGCCTCTTCAATAAAtgactgtacagtatataaatatacttatatataaacaTACTTATACTTTATTGTAAAGAGAAGCTATTTTCATTTATTACTGACCTCCATTCATCCAAGTTATAAGGTTACTTAAAGTTCACAagtaatgtacagtacagtacttatctAAATTTTAAGTACAGTAATATTTTCCCTACCAAATAGTGATCAATAAGGACAATAAATTGGCATGACATATACTTTTGGTTTAATTTGGCTCCATGTCAGTTTGTATACATCtatttgttgggtagattaggagTGAGACTATGTATTATACAGGAAATATAATGCATTtcttgatgaatttttttttttttatataatacagTAATTATATGTTATATAAAGGTGAACGTTTCCAAGGAcaattacaatttttttattaagaaaattAAACCACATTACTCGTTTGAATATTTATTCAACATGTAAATTGAACCAATATGGTTGCATGCAAAATTATCATCATTTGACATTCATCACATCTGATCATATTTTTGTAATGCAGTTAAAGTGAAAGCCATTAAAAAGGAAAGATTAAAATTACCATTTTTATATTCCTAAGTAACAAATGGTTATTTTAGTTGAGGAACTCTAGTTCATTAACATTACACACGTAACATAAATATGGTGTGGAAATAACATCTCACAAGAATTGTTAATCTGAAGTGAAAATGACTGGCTAAATGTGGACTTAAAAGCCGAAacactacacgtactagtggctgtacaagaaaaaCAAATAATGAGAGAAGTATTTTGTGTTGGTTTCATATCCTGAAAATAATTTGAAATGGCTTAAGATACTGTGGAATAGATAGCACAAATGTGACAAATAGGTGCATTCTCGACTCGCTGTCAGGAATTCTGGGCTGAAACCTGGGTGGGACTGAAATGGTTGAAcacatttcttttcacctaatgcatctattcacctagcagtaaataggtaccctggagttagtcaactgctgtggggttgcatcctggggaaggtcagtaggttGACTTTGTAGGGACCTCAATATGTGTCTAAAATGTGTAATTACTGTAcctatgtgtagttacaggatgagagttttgATTATGTCccttcttcccagcactctttctttctcatataacactttgaaaccactaatagttttggcctccaccaacaCCTTACTTAACAGCATTGCGCCCTGGGCATGCGCTCCACGCGTATGCATGAAGTAGGCCTGGCGGTGCAGGCGAGCGCTCGGTGACACTAAatatgtatactcgtttcagttttctcaccttaattctcacgctacgtcgctcgttttggtatcattgtgttcacaatagaattccctacaggtgtatatgcatgtAAGGTCCAAAAGCCAAGcttgactccccacagcaaagcctaaattcGGGAAAAGTTACCcatgagcgcacaaaatcagtaaaatgtgcataatcgtttcagttttctcactttaattctcgtgctacatcgttcgttttggtatcaatgtgttcgcaattaaattccttgcaggtgtatatgcatatatagcCCAAAAGCCCAGCGTGACCCCtttagcaaagcctaaagttacccatgaACGAGAACCAATTATCACATCCGCAATGAAATGTGTATACTGTActtgttcagtttgataacatcaattttcgtgttacattgctcgttttggtatcaaattgttcgcaatataaaggcgtgtattttaaaactagccccataataatagagcaataactggaattttaacaaatattttaattttggacgctcatcctcacaaaattatttatatctttccagtgttctgacataaaattttgtgttacatctttaattttagtatcaaattgttcgcaatgtaAAGGCGCACATTtttaaactagtcccataataaaaacacaataaatagaattttaacaaatattttaaattttgacCAAAAATACATTTAttatctttcaagtgttctgaaatcaagttttgtgttacatctttcatgttGATATCAAATTGTACGCACTCTAAAGGTGCTCATTTTGAAACTATGCCGAAGTCGATCGAAtagaaaatgaattttatacaaatattttttgttttggaCGCGAGCAGTGTCCAAAGCTAGGACACGAGAGAAAAAAAGTGGACACGAGAGGTGTCCAAAGAGGGCGATAGTGTTAACTTGTTCCTACTGtctaccacttttttttttttttttaatttcagcaGCTTttgcctcttgttcttaaagctc
Encoded proteins:
- the LSm1 gene encoding U6 snRNA-associated Sm-like protein LSm1 isoform X2, whose translation is MVYLRDGRTLIGYLRSVDQFANLVLHRTIERIHVGTRYGDIDRGVFVIRGENVVLLGEIDDTKEEAATLEKVSIEEILEAQRVEQERRQEQEQLRARFMKERGLQYTAEIGPDDMY